The Prunus dulcis chromosome 3, ALMONDv2, whole genome shotgun sequence genome segment ACATTAATGTTTGCACCCAACGGTCCACTAATTCCAAGTTCCTTGTGCAACTGCAAGAATTTATGGACTCTTGCAACTTTTGATTCAAAGATTACTAGTTTTGGTCGAGAGTTAATTTCACAAGTAAAATGCCTTAGAATGTTGAATTTGAGTCATAACTCCTTGAAAGAAGTTCCAAATGAGGTTGGAGAATTGACACATTTGAGGTATCTTGATTTGTCTTATAATCATGATTTGATGAAATTGCCAAACACCATGTGTAATTTAATCAATCTGCAAACCTTGAGACTCATTTACTGCGGGGCACTTGAAATATTACCTGAAGGCATGAGAAAGCTGATTAACTTGCAGCATCTTCATGTTTGGGGGTGTCGTAGTCTAAAATTGCCCAAGGGGATTGCAAGGTTAACAAGTCTACGAATGCTAGACGTAGTTTACATCCATGGCGATGATGGCGTTGATAACAACAAAGAAGCATTATTCGAGTTAAGTGATTTGAGAAACATTGACCAACTTCGTGGgagtttttgtatttggtttGGTACGGATCTAAAGGACGTGAGGCAGGCCGAGAAAGCGCATTTGGTGAACAAAAATTGCCTTGTCAGTCTGAAATTGAGTTTCTTCTCTGGCACGTGGCAACCCAAACCCATCCAGGAAGAAACAATGAATGCCTTACAACCACCTCCAAATCTGGAATCCTTATTTATTGAAGGCTACTGTGGCACCACACTTCGGCCCCATTGGATGACGTCGTTAAACAAATTGAGAAGCCTTACCCTTCAATATTGCCACTTCGTTGAGTGTGTGCCTCCTTTGGGGAGATTGGAGTCCCTTGAAGTACTAGTGATATACAAATGGCCTCGCGTGAAAAAGGTAGGAGTTGAGTTTTTGGGAATAGATGGAACAATAGAAACGAAAACATCCTCATCACCACTTATTTTATTCCCAACTTTGAAAAGACTTCAATTCGAGTATATGCCCATGTGGGAAGAGTGGGAAGGAATGAAAGGGTGGAGTGAAGAAGAGGATTCTCAAAAGACAATTACAATAATGCCCTGCCTTTCTTCCTTACGAATTATTGATTGTCATGTGCTTAAAACACTGCCCAACTTCTTACGAAATACACCACTGAAGGAGTTGATCATCGAAGTTATCGTCATGTTCAACTTTCTAGCACCAGTTGCACAAGGTTGCCGAAAAGGCAGAGGAGAGTGGCCCAAGATTTCTCACATCCCAAACATCAAAGTTGGTAAAGAATTTGTACAAAAAGACGGAGTTTACcaaattgatgatgatgagatgCACAAGTGTTGCTTCCACATCTTCTTCTGGTAATGTCTATTAAGATTTCATTTTGTTAACGTCTATCTATATTATTCATTTATCAtcacaaattttcttcttttctttatgtttgttttttctttgggaaATTCCATGTCTATTTATTCAAATACCAAACAAActtttgaatttggtttgaaaaaaACTCACATGTGGTGGGGATAAAAGTAAAGACAATTATAAAGTCGTTCGagaatgtttttatttttttatattttgcaaatattttttaagaggatataatatatatatatatatatatattttaatggtttgAAATTCATTGGCTTATGtaggtattaaaaaaattctctaaAATTGTCTCGGGCTATAAATTCTCTATGTGCCGACGACCCCCATTTCCAAATTCCAGGTACATACTCCACTGCTTATATCTATCATCTATACTTACTGAAGTTAAAgaaggtttttattttcttatgtcAGCAGCTGAAGGTATTTTCTGGCATGCAAAGAGGGAAGTCTCACTTTGAAGATAATCTTGTCAGAAGCGCGTACGTTGTATAGTAGGGAAAATAATTATAACATCCGATATGTATGTATAACCAAGAATTCAATCTTCAACTCTGTTgagatattatattatattaccaTCTCTGTTGAGATGTTGTTATATATCACTTTGATATGAAAGTATCAGATAATATGTACAGTATACCAAATAATTCAATAATCAACTCTATTGAggtattatattatattatgatCTCCGTTGAAATGTTATATATCACTATGATATGAAATATTGGATAATATGTACGGTATAGCTAGTAATTCAATCATCAACTCTTGATAATTTAAACTACTCTAATCTATGAGGAGAGGAATCGAACTTGGGCGCAAAAGGGCTGACACATTGCTCGTGGTTGACTGGCTACTTCTGCTAATGCAACTGGCTTTTATATCTGATTTTCATGTAATATGGAATTTTCTTATCTCAGCAGCTGAAGATGTTCACGGCAGTTGGATTTTCTTTCAAGCAGACCAAACGGAGGTTACAGGAACTGCTTTCAAATGTATGTGGAAGAAATCACTGGATTGATGAAATATAGGGCTCATAAAGTGAGTGAAACTTGTCACGAGGAAATGCCCCTACTTTTACTGTTGTTTCCcgttttgttttctctttagCACAGTGAATTGCCGAAGATACCCTCCACTAAACCTTTTCACCTCTTACCCTTCGTGTTTATTCCGCTGCGAATGTTTCGTTCGATGAGAGAAGGCGTCCATCTCTGGTTGATTTCGAACCAGTTGGTTGGCCTGGTTGGGGGGCAGCGATGGAAGATCTGTGTTCACTGTTCTACATGCGTGGGGGGCCGTCGATTTTCGTTTGGGGAGGATCGCTGCATATCCAGCCGCCCTTTTGGTCTTCATCTCATTGGTTTTCCTCTCAGATGTTGCGTGCGAGGGTTGCCGTTCCAGCTGCGCTTCATCCTTCTTCTCATCGCAAGGGTTTAGCTAAAAGGGATTTCTAGGTTTCGTTAAAAAAGGTTGGTTTTAAGTTAACgttcttttggttttctagGTTGGTTTATTCATTTGTCATGTCGAAAATTGAGCAGTAAGTCAGAAATtgagtttggtttttttgttaCAGGGAGgaagattgaaggaaaaagaactgGAGTAATCAATATAGGAACCCCAGTTGCTCATCAATGTGGTAATTGATGTCTGTGTGGCTGATTTTTTGTTTGCCAGTGGTTTTAGACTcctccattttttatttttaatgactCCAGATCAGAACTATAATTCTAAGAGATGTAGCTAGAATGATTGTCCAGAGATGTAGCAAGACAGAAGGTTGCGTGTTCTGAGAATTGTGTGTAGAGAAAATATACtatcttttctcttcttaatGCTGCTTAATTGTTGTTTTGCTTTagcatatttttttatgaacatAGTCTCATCCAACTGGAGAAATTAATATAGGAACCCTCTGCAtgtgcattttttatttattaattaagggTCGAGATTATGAATGACACCTGTCATTATTAGTTTTCAGAATTCTTCCCTTTTTACTTTCGACAAAAAGTTCAGATTGAAACTATGATCCCTCATTCAAAAAGATGACCAACTATTTTACACGCCAAAGTTTCTTTATACTTGGATGGTATGTACTTGGATTCATTGAAACAATTGAGATTGAGTGCCTATATCTTAGCAGCTGACTTTGAGCCTTAAAGTTTTCACATATTTATGATGACCCAGACTTGGGCCCGTTGCAATAATTGAGATTCGGGTGCCTAGGTCTAAGCAGCTGAATTTGAGTCATTAATTTGTCAGATGTATATGATTTTGATTGCTCTTCAGGTTTCTTTATTAGTTATTTTCCCCTAATCACAATTGTTTCGCTTCCAGAAACTAATGGCATCTTTCGTTCATTTTGCAAGATTGGTGTATACTATGGTACTCCACAAGTGACATCTGGAGGAATTCCATTAAAATTCTTTGCCTCAGTTCGGCTTGAAATATGTTCTACATGGAAGATAAAGTCTGTAAGAACAATAGCCATTGTTTCTTACTGCATGACAGCTATTTGATGGATGAGTATATTTATCTTTGTAGGTCATCTAATAGAGTTTGATCTATATTGTTTGCTCATAGAACGTACTTCTATACTGATTAGGTAATGGAGATGGAAGAAATTGGGGTTCGGGTTCGTGTAAGAGTGCAAAAGAGTAAGGTAATTTTGAATGCATCAAAATGGTTTCTGCATTTGTGTGGGTTGTACACCATGTACAGAAAGAACATTTCTATTACTTTTGCCTTTATGATTACTTAAGCAGTAATTGCACTTTCAGTAAAAATTTCATAACTGGTATAAAGTATGACAAGTTGTCTTGCCAATTCTTAAAGGTTCTGTCTAATTTctcaaagttttttttgtccCAATTCTACATTGTGCTAGAAGTGCAGCCTGTGACCATGAAAACCATTGTAACAATTGACAAATTGTTAAATtccccttttgatttttctaatGTTATGAAACTGCTTCCATCCTTTTTGAAGGCTAAAGGATTTTGTTATGATATTTGCTTATGCTTTTGGACGAGAGACTTTTGTCAACTGCAATCTCTTGATTCCCAGATTTTGCCAAACCTTTATTAAAACTTAATGATTGCAGTTAATTATAtctcttatttaatttgtttcatcCACTTTGTTATGTTTCTATTTTGAAAAGATGCTTATCtcatattttgttgttgtgaattttcagtttttgcaAGATGTTAACCATGTACGAGAGAGTCAAGAAGAGGCTGTGAGTAGAAGTAGGTTCTTTGCAGGCTAGACAaggttgaaaatggttttttttcttttctttttcctgtttttGTTCGAAACTTTTTGTTCATATATTCTCCCTGAATTTTATGTTCAAAGTAGTTAAATTTTCGTCCAAAatgttttatttgtgtttcttGATTTGAATGAAAGTTTGGTATTTTAtccttctttttgggtttctttcaTTCATAGTCTTCGTATTTTCCTTTTCGTAGTAAACTCTTATATCACAATTCCTGCATATATCAAAACTAACAAAGCTGTGGTGATTGAGTTATAGTTTCTAAGTATGACACATTTTGAATACCAATTCACGTCCTAAAGACATGAAAAAATTTGCTATTCAGTGGAATATTTGTTCTTAAATTTGTTTTACTCTCTGCTTTTTGCTCTTCcgattacttttttttatacttaatgATCTGCTATCCATGACGTGTAAATAACGTAGTAGCATATTTAAATTCTTCTTAAGGGGTGTTTTGAATCAAGGGTTGGTTCTATTCTTCAAGAAGACGTCTATCTTGGCAAACTAAATTGAGCTTGAGCTTATGGGTTAAATATTGTGCCATATTTTTGTTGCActgtttcttttattattcttaTATGCAGGGatggtttcttttcttttcttttcagtttcaaaCAGATTTACAGTTCTTTTCTCTTGCTTAAATTTTgtgaaatatatgtatatggaGAGCCCAGATTAAGAAATAGCGGTTATGCATTATGTTGCCTTTTTCTTGGGTTTCACGATGGAATACAATGTGTTCAGTTGGTGTTTTTAGCTGAGATTGTGATGACTTTCATTTTGtggattttcagtttttgcaAGATGGTAGTAGTGTATGAGAGAGTCAAGAGAAGGCTGTGAGTAGAAGGCGGTTCTTTGCTGGCTAGACAAGGTTGaatatggtttttattttatttatttttcctgttTTTGTTAGACCCTTTTTGTTCACTTATTCTCCCTGAATATTATGCCCAAAGtagtaaaataaattattgcaACTATTCAAAAGTATATTTATGTTTGGCATCATCTCATGTTGTGTACGAATTGAGCAATGAAAAGGTGAAAGATAAATTACAGAGAAACATGTGGTGCAAGTGTTACATTTGTATTGTTTTGGTTTCATTCTTTTGTTGTACTAATGCCTCATTGCCTTTGGTTTCACAAGAAGAGGCTATGAGTAGGAGGTTCTTTCAGGCTAGacaaggttgaaatttttttttttctttttcctgttttcaTTCGAAAAGTTCACTTATTGTCCTTGAATTTATGCTCAAAGTAGTTAAATTTTCGTCCAAAatgttttatttgtgtttcttGAATTGAATGAAAGCTTGGTATTTCAtcctttttttggggtttctttcatttcataCTGTCTTCATATCTTTTGCTTTGTCTTTTCCTCCACTGGTGATcagagacccaaaaaaaactacCTTACAAATGTGATtaaacttgaattttcttttaaaacttGTTCATAGCCAATTGCTATTATACCATTTTTAATAATCTGTTACAAACTTGATTTTAACCTATGTATTTGcttgaacattaatttctcaATGTTAACACAAGTCTTATTGATCAACTCTTATCGTTAATTCTGCAATCTACCATAGGCTAATTaggtcattttatatttcttgAGTTGCAAGTGTTGTGCTACAAATTTCAAGTGGAACCAAATGTTATTCTACTAAGATTTATGATCCAACTTTAGATTGTGGTCAAGTAAAGGTAGCTATCTACACATATGCTCATGAGTCATAACTACTTCAATTTAATATAACACATCTGGAATTATGTGTATGCCACCAAAAAGTTTTAGCAATTATTTTCTCCAtggaaataaacaaaaaaaatataatataatttgaACATGAATATTTGACTCTATATTTGACTCTTAACACGTCTTATTGATCAACTCTTACTGTTAATCTGCCATTTTCCATGATTTTGGCCTTCTATTTATATTTAGAATATTGATTGCGTTCAACTCGGATCTTACTTTTTAGATCAcaacatcaattaaaattcaaGAATGGATTACCTTTTTATGGTCTATTTGTCACTAACATTTAGATGTAATGAACAAAACTATAATCTATAGCCTGTTATTTCTGCCTCAATAACTTGTAGGTGTCTATAGGTTAGTTATGCTTTTATAGCTTACTTCTTCATAGATTAACTTAGCCTATAAATGGCAATACATGTATCAGTTTTGACCATATAGATTATCTCCGCTTCTGTACAACAAACTTGCGCATGGTTTGATTCTGTTATAGGTATTTGGTTTGATTCTATTAAAGTGTGGATCTTTTAGTTTCATTATGTTGTAGGTATTTAATAATTTGTGCAGTGACTAAAATTTCCACCAGATTCGTACAATGCTTGGCGTATTTAAATTGTGGTTTATGcagttgaatatatatatatatatatatatatatattttgccTTAATTCTATAATAATAGCCATTGTCTTTGTTAAAATTTTCCCATTTGTCCACACTAACACCTaccatttttcaaatttgtagCAACAGAATCAACACCCCTTAATATGATTCTATTAGAGCTTGGGTGTTTTGTCTAATTCTCTTATacctatttaataaattgtcATAGTTCTAAATTTGTCATCAATTGATTAAATAAACTGAGCTTATACCTTTGTCCATCAGATTAATAGAATGCTTGATGTATCTACACTGTTGTTTGTCCTGTTGATTTTTTAACTTAATTATGTGATAGTAGTTATTGCTTTCActcaaattttttcatttatctcCGCTGACACCTGCCATTTTCTGAATTTGTACCAACAGAGTTAAAACCcctgcagaagacaaaaaagaacataaacCACTTCTACAATAGAGCCAGCAAGAGATAGATCCACTTTCAATAGACATCAAGGCAGAAAAATCCCCTTCCCCCACAAATAGAATATATGTAAAGACAAAACTGCTGATATTTTGATTGTTGCTTggtttattaaaatattgatcatattttaataaacatgACAAGCAACGTATAAAACATGTTATTAGTCTTGATTTTGTAACTTAAATTTGCTCAtattttcacaactttgtACACATTTTATATGATTTCATAACCTGCAGCATCGCGATTCTTACcacgattttgtttttgattgttgcttgattttacaattattTGGGCTCTTTCTGAGAAAACTACTGATGACTTCAAATCAATTATTATCAcgattttgttttcattaaattGTAAGAGGAATGCTTTCTAGTCACACTGGGCGACTGGAAAAGTTTAATCTTTAGTGTCTCCATTAGGAAAGTTTAATCTTTTTGTTACAACTTGAATTCTCCTTTTTGCCCCtatataatgaaattgaatacCGTAAAGGAAAATGCTAGAGAGAACACGTTTATACTTGATGGAAGTTGAGCTGTACATGTGTCAAAGAAGTTCTTAACCATATGGGTGAATTTTAAGGTATGCAAAgtaaaattcacaaaaatgGTTAATAGCAGAGTATCGAAGTAGTTCTTAACCACTTGTTGATTTCAgccctttatttatttttttgtttggaggATGCTTCGACCaggcaaagaagaaagaataagGGAACAAGGTaggggaaagaaaaagtaaggaatgaaaagaaaataaaacaaaacaagttaGGGAAGGGATAAATTCTGTTCTTGTTGATTGGCAAGTGTGTGTTTGTTGTTGTCGTGGTGCCTGAATTGCCTTACAAGCATTCTTCAGCCTCAGCATTATAAAACTAGCTGGGGAGAAATGAGAATGCCTACGACAATTCCCAACACTACATACCTTGTTATCATTTGCATTAAAAGATTTCTTCctttcccttttccttttcctttttcttgcaCTAGAAATCCAATTCTAGAGCAAACAAATGGCTGAAGCACTCATTTCTGTGCTCATAGAACAATTAGCCTCAATCATCCAAAAACAAGTACAACAAGAGGTCAGACTAGTTGTGGGTGTTGAGAAAGAAGTGGCAAAACTCACCAGCAATTTCAAAACTATTGAAGTTGTGCTCAATAATGCAGAGGAGAGGCAAGTGAAGGAGGTGGACGTGAGACAATGGCTGGAAAGGTTGAAGGATGTATCCTACGAGATGGACGACCTGTTGGACGAGTGGAGTACTGAAATCCTAAAACAACAAATTCagcaacaagaagaagctggTAATGCTAGTAGTACTAGTACTACCAAGAAGGTATGTTTCTGCATTCCTGCcccttggttttgttttggccAAGTCAGTCAAGTAACTCTTCGTCGTGACATTGCTGTGAAGATAAAAGAACTAAATGAAAGATTAGCTCTGATTGTTAGTGAAAGGCAAAACTATAACTTTCAATACAcgaaaagagaaattgaacaAATTGAACGACAAAAAAGTTCTTCTTTCGTTGATAAGACATTTGGTCGAGTCGATGAAAAGGACAAAGTAGTAGAAAAGTTGTTGAGTGGCAGTGGTCAAGGAGGGGCGACCTGCCTTGTCATCCCTATTATAGGGATGGGAGGGATTGGCAAGACAACTTTTGCCCAACTTGCCTATAATGATGAAAAGGTTCAAGCTCATTTCCACACTAGAATATGGGTTTGTGTCTCAGATCCTTTTGATGAGATCAAAATTGCCAAAGCCATCATTGAGGGTCTGAAAAAAGAGACCCCAGCTTCAAATGAGTTGCACACTCTAAAGTCCATTATACATGAGTCCGTTAAGGGCAAGAAGTTCCTTCTTGTCCTAGATGATGTGTGGAACCAAGACTATTTAAAGTGGGAACAATTAAAGCTCCCTTTACAAAATGGGGCTGCGGGTAGTAGAATATTGGTGACCACACGAAAAGAGGAAGTTGCGAGGATGGTGGGAGCATTCACTGATATGGTAAATTTGGAGGTGTTGAGTGAAGACAATTGTTGGGCATTGTTCTATCACATTGCACTGTctgatagagaaaaaaatgagtCTAATGGGTTAGAATCTATTGGTAAACAAATTGTCAAAAAGTGTAAGGGTCTGCCCCTTGCTGCAAAGGCATTAGGTGGTCTCATGCGCTGCAAGAAAACGAGGAAAGAATGGGAAGACGTTTTGAATAGTAAGATATGGGAGGTAGACGAGGTTGAGGAACAAGTTTTCCAACCACTGTTACTAAGTTATTATGATTTGGCCCCGGCAATCAAACGTTGTCTTTTGCATTGTGTTATTTTCCCAAAAGATTATAACATTGTCAAAGATGAGTTGATTGAGTTGTGGATGTCACAAAATTATCTTAATTCAAttggaaacaaagaaaaagaagcggTAGGCGAAATGTACTTTGATAACTTAGTAATGCGCTCTTTCTTTCAAGAATTTGAGAAAGATAATCTTGGTAATATAACGGGGTGCAAGATGCATGATGTTGTGCATGACTTTCTACAATTTCTAACTAAGAATGAATGCTTAGTTTTGGAGGCTGAGGGTGGTAACAATAAGAGAATAATGGAGTTTGATGGATATAAGAAGGTTCGTCATTTGACATTAATGTTTGCACCCAACGGTCCACTAATTCCAAGTTCCTTGTGCAACTGCAAGAATTTATGGACTCTTGCAACTTTTGATTCAAAGATTACTAGTTTTGGTCGAGAGTTAATTTCACAAGTAAAATGCCTTAGAATGTTGAATTTGAGTCATAACTCCTTGAAAGAAGTTCCAAATGAGGTTGGAGAATTGACACATTTGAGGTATCTTGATTTGTCTTATAATCATGATTTGATGAAATTGCCAAACACCATGTGTAATTTAATCAATCTGCAAACCTTGAGACTCATTTACTGCGGGGCACTTGAAATATTACCTGAAGGCATGAGAAAGCTGATTAACTTGCAGCATCTTCATGTTTGGGGGTGTCGTAGTCTAAAATTGCCCAAGGGGATTGCAAGGTTAACAAGTCTACGAATGCTAGACGTAGTTTACATCCATGGCGATGATGGCGTTGATAACAACAAAGAAGCATTATTCGAGTTAAGTGATTTGAGAAACATTGACCAACTTCGTGGgagtttttgtatttggtttGGTACGGATCTAAAGGACGTGAGGCAGGCCGAGAAAGCGCATTTGGTGAACAAAAATTGCCTTGTCAGTCTGAAATTGAGTTTCTTCTCTGGCACGTGGCAACCCAAACCCATCCAGGAAGAAACAATGAATGCCTTACAACCACCTCCAAATCTGGAATCCTTATTTATTGAAGGCTACTGTGGCACCACACTTCGGCCCCATTGGATGACGTCGTTAAACAAATTGAGAAGCCTTACCCTTCGATATT includes the following:
- the LOC117621634 gene encoding putative disease resistance protein RGA3, with protein sequence MAEALISVLIEQLASIIQKQVQQEVRLVVGVEKEVAKLTSNFKTIEVVLNNAEERQVKEVDVRQWLERLKDVSYEMDDLLDEWSTEILKQQIQQQEEAGNASSTSTTKKVCFCIPAPWFCFGQVSQVTLRRDIAVKIKELNERLALIVSERQNYNFQYTKREIEQIERQKSSSFVDKTFGRVDEKDKVVEKLLSGSGQGGATCLVIPIIGMGGIGKTTFAQLAYNDEKVQAHFHTRIWVCVSDPFDEIKIAKAIIEGLKKETPASNELHTLKSIIHESVKGKKFLLVLDDVWNQDYLKWEQLKLPLQNGAAGSRILVTTRKEEVARMVGAFTDMVNLEVLSEDNCWALFYHIALSDREKNESNGLESIGKQIVKKCKGLPLAAKALGGLMRCKKTRKEWEDVLNSKIWEVDEVEEQVFQPLLLSYYDLAPAIKRCLLHCVIFPKDYNIVKDELIELWMSQNYLNSIGNKEKEAVGEMYFDNLVMRSFFQEFEKDNLGNITGCKMHDVVHDFLQFLTKNECLVLEAEGGNNKRIMEFDGYKKVRHLTLMFAPNGPLIPSSLCNCKNLWTLATFDSKITSFGRELISQVKCLRMLNLSHNSLKEVPNEVGELTHLRYLDLSYNHDLMKLPNTMCNLINLQTLRLIYCGALEILPEGMRKLINLQHLHVWGCRSLKLPKGIARLTSLRMLDVVYIHGDDGVDNNKEALFELSDLRNIDQLRGSFCIWFGTDLKDVRQAEKAHLVNKNCLATVAPHFGPIG